One Pan paniscus chromosome 16, NHGRI_mPanPan1-v2.0_pri, whole genome shotgun sequence DNA segment encodes these proteins:
- the HIGD2B gene encoding putative HIG1 domain family member 2B, protein MATPGFVTPEAPFESSKPPIFEGLSPTVYSNPEGFKEKFLRKTRENPVVPIGFLCTAAVLTNGLYCFHQGNSQCSRLMMHTQIAAQGFTVAAILLGLAATAMKSPP, encoded by the coding sequence ATGGCGACTCCCGGCTTTGTGACTCCGGAGGCCCCCTTTGAATCATCAAAGCCCCCCATCTTTGAGGGGCTTAGCCCCACTGTTTACAGCAATCCAGAGGGTTTCAAGGAAAAGTTCCTTCGCAAGACCCGCGAGAATCCGGTGGTACCCATAGGTTTCCTGTGCACGGCGGCCGTCCTCACCAACGGCCTCTACTGCTTCCACCAGGGCAACAGCCAATGTTCACGGCTTATGATGCACACCCAGATCGCCGCCCAGGGCTTCACTGTTGCAGCCATCTTGCTGGGTCTAGCTGCCACCGCTATGAAGTCTCCACCCTGA
- the GOLGA6B gene encoding golgin subfamily A member 6B has translation MWPQPYLPPHPMMLEETRQNKLAAAKKKLKEYQQRKSPGVPAGAKTKKKKTDSSPETTTSGGCHSPGDSQYQELAVALESSSVTINQLNENIESLKQQKKQVEHQLEEAKKTNNEIHKAQMEQLETINILTLEKADLKTTLYRTKRAARHFEEESKDLAGRLQYSLQRIQELERALCAVSTQQQEEDRSSSCSEAVLQRRLQQTIKERALLNTHVTQVTESLKQVQLERDEYAKHIKGERARWQERMWKMSVEARTLKEEKKCDIHRIQELERSLSELKNQMAKPPSLVPPAVTSVVEQLQDEAKHLRQEVEGLEGKLQSQVENNQALSLLSKEQKQRLQEQEEMLREQEAQRVREQERLCEQNERLREQQKTLQEQGERLRKQEQRLRKQEERLRKEEERLQKQEKRLWDQEERLWEKEERLQKQEERLALSQNHKLDKQLAEPQCSFEDLNNEKKSTLQLEQQVKELQEKLDEEPAASHQNQQLETQLSLVALPGEGDGGEHLDSEEEEAPRPMPNIPEDLESWEATSSFMDLPKEKADGTEQVERLELGFVQPSGATDGMRQSFTVYESQGAVPNTRHQEMEDVIRLAQKEEEMKVKLLELQELVLPLVGNHEGHGKFLIAAQNPADEPTPGAPAPQELGAAGEQDDFYEVSLDNNVEPAPGAAREGSLHDNPTAQQIVQLPPVMQDTQEHPGLPSKPRVPFFYQAAENREINIIIF, from the exons AGCCAGTACCAAGAACTAGCAGTAGCCCTGGAGTCAAGCTCCGTGACAATCAATCAACTCAATGAAAACATAGAATCATTG AAACAGCAGAAGAAACAAGTGGAACATCAGCTGGAAGAA gcaaagaaaacaaacaatgaaatacaCAAAGCACAAATGGAGCAGTTAGAG ACAATCAACATCCTCACATTGGAAAAGGCAGACTTGAAGACCACCCTTTACCGTACTAAACGTGCTGCCCGACACTTCGAAG AAGAGTCCAAGGATCTGGCTGGCCGCCTGCAATACTCCTTACAGCGTATTCAAGAATTGGAGCGGGCTCTCTGTGCTGTGTCTACACAGCAGCAGGAAGAGGACAGG TCCTCGAGCTGCAGTGAAGCGGTCCTCCAGCGGCGGTTGCAGCAGACCATAAAGGAGCGGGCGCTGCTGAACACACACGTGACACAG GTGACAGAGTCACTAAAACAAGTCCAGCTAGAGCGAGACGAATACGCTAAACACATAAAAGGAGAGAGGGCCCGGTGgcaggagaggatgtggaaaatgtCGGTGGAG GCTCGAACattgaaggaagagaagaagtgcGACATACATCGGATACAGGAGCTGGAGAGGAGCTTGTCTGAACTCAAAAACCAGATGG CTAAGCCCCCATCCCTGGTGCCCCCAGCAGTGACCTCTGTGGTGGAACAGCTACAAGATGAGGCCAAACacctgaggcaggaggtggaAGGTCTGGAGGGAAAGCTCCAATCCCAGGTGGAAAACAATCAGGCCTTGAGTCTCCTTAGCAAGGAACAAAAGCAGAGACTCCAGGAGCAGGAGGAGATGCTCCGAGAGCAGGAGGCGCAGAGAGTGCGGGAGCAGGAGAGACTGTGTGAACAAAACGAGAGGCTTCGGGAGCAGCAGAAGACGCTACAGGAGCAGGGTGAGAGGCTGCGAAAGCAGGAGCAGAGGCTACGCAAGCAGGAGGAGAGGCTgcgaaaggaggaggagaggctgcAAAAGCAGGAAAAGAGGCTGTGGGaccaggaggagaggctgtgggagaaggaggagaggctACAAAAGCAGGAGGAGAGGCTTGCGCTCTCCCAGAACCACAAGCTCGACAAGCAGCTGGCCGAGCCACAGTGCAGCTTCGAGGATCTG AACAACGAGAAAAAGAGCACACTGCAGCTGGAGCAGCAAGTAAAGGAGCTGCAGGAGAAGCTAGACGAG GAACCAGCTGCCAGCCACCAGAACCAACAGCTAGAGACCCAGCTAAGCCTCGTGGCTCTCCCTGGAGAAG GAGATGGAGGAGAACATCTGgacagtgaggaggaggaggcgccTCGGCCCATGCCAAACATCCCAGAGGACCTGGAGAGCTGGGAGGCCACG AGCAGCTTTATGGACCTCCCGAAGGAGAAGGCGGACGGGACGGAGCAGGTGGAGAGACTAGAGCTTGGATTCGTCCAGCCCTCTGGAGCGACAGATGGCATGA GACAGTCCTTCACCGTATATGAAAGCCAGGGGGCAGTGCCAAACACGCGGCACCAGGAGATGGAGGATGTCATCAGGCTGgcccagaaggaggaggagatgaaG GTGAAGCTGCTGGAGCTGCAAGAGTTGGTGTTGCCCCTTGTGGGCAACCATGAGGGGCATGGCAAATTCCTCATCGCTGCCCAGAACCCTGCTGATGAGCCCACTCCAGGGGCCCCAGCCCCCCAGGAACTTGGGGCTGCCGGTGAGCAGGATG ATTTTTATGAAGTGAGCCTGGACAACAATGTGGAGCCTGCACCAGGAGCGGCCAGGGAGGGTTCTCTCCATGACAACCCCACTGCACAGCAGATCGTGCAGCTGCCTCCTGTAATGCAGGACACCCAGGAGCACCCAGGCTTGCCCAGCAAACCCCGCGTGCCATTCTTTTACCAGGCAGCCGAGAACAGGGAGATAAACATCATCATCTTCTAA